The Solea senegalensis isolate Sse05_10M linkage group LG9, IFAPA_SoseM_1, whole genome shotgun sequence genome has a segment encoding these proteins:
- the LOC122774392 gene encoding B-cell receptor CD22-like isoform X1, translating to MSFLFTEQTLYCSVPPVVSRECGVYPCTPNISYVCVWFRFGEHLTLCNQSQETIPLLLFMSHSYSLVKSLVSQFAVAGVWSGDWSVTLESQCALKGTSVVIKCDYEYPYGHTVTEVHWLKQSVASQLKPVLLSDLPSPPDFKYVGNKHGDCDLKINNVRPMDEGLYYFSFVTTRDRWSSKYSAHLTVRELTAFVRPTTVSEGYNVRLICESGCPSRVAIVWFRDGQRVSEPEFWARREDAGTYQCAVFGQETARSASVALNVHYAPKNVTLSISSPADIVRGSSVTFSCSCEANPPVTHEGYSLYKGEQWVSLGQTHTIFDIQPSHSGLYHCQATNSISWMGIYVVKSTEIHLDVQYAPKNVTLSISSPADIIRGSSVTFTCSCEANPPVTHEGYSLYKDEQWVSLGQTHTIFDMQPSHSGLYHCQARNSISWMAIDMGKSTEIHLDVQYEPMNVSGSVEPQQVAEGGSVNLTCSSVANPAADSYTWYWRRTHSANSNSILQVGSGQMLSLHSVEASHSGLYFCQARNSVGENNSTEVLLTVETMNQGSQSHLIIAGLAGLIVLVALVTALLLFWKKLRAQNAVSGSRVNGLISSVREDQLDNIYANITVPSSPPLTSTSDEADVIYSTVTIKHKATNVPPHINSKAAEEEDSVIYATVAKSRGS from the exons atgtcatttttatttactgaacaaacactgtatTGTTCTGTGCCGCCTGTTGTGTCTCGAGAGTGTGGAGTTTACCCGTGCACACCCAACATATCTTACGTTTGTGTATGGTTTAGGTTTGGAGAACATCTAACCTTATGCAATCAGAGTCAAGAAACCATCCCACTTCTGCTTTTCATGTCACACAGTTACTCCCTGGTTAAGTCTTTAGTCAGTCAGTTTGCTGTAGCTG GTGTTTGGAGTGGAGATTGGAGCGTGACCTTAGAGAGTCAGTGTGCTTTGAAGGGCACATCAGTGGTTATAAAGTGTGACTATGAATACCCTTATGGTCATACTGTCACTGAGGTGCACTGGTTAAAACAGTCTGTAGCCAGTCAGCTGAAGCCAGTTCTCCTCTCTGATCTGCCTTCACCTCCAGACTTTAAATATGTGGGCAACAAACATGGCGACTGTGACCTGAAGATCAATAATGTCCGACCCATGGATGAAGGACTGTACTATTTCAGTTTTGTGACAACGCGCGACAGATGGAGTAGTAAATACTCCGCTCATTTGACTGTGCGAG AGTTGACCGCCTTTGTGAGGCCGACCACTGTGTCAGAAGGATATAATGTCCGACTGATCTGCGAGTCAGGCTGCCCTTCACGTGTAGCCATTGTCTGGTTCAGAGATGGACAAAGAGTGTCAGAACCAGAGTTCTGGGCCAGAAGAGAGGATGCTGGGACGTACCAGTGTGCCGTCTTTGGACAAGAGACAGCCAGATCTGCCTCTGTTGCTCTGAACGTTCACT ATGCTCCCAAGAATGTGACACTGTCCATAAGTTCACCAGCAGACATCGTCAGAGGAAGTTCAGTGACCTTCTCCTGCAGCTGTGAAGcaaacccacctgtgacacACGAAGGATACAGCCTGTACAAGGGTGAACAGTGGGTCAGTTtaggacagacacacaccatcTTTGATATCCAGCCCAGTCACAGTGGACTGTACCATTGTCAAGCAACGAACAGCATCAGCTGGATGGGCATTTACGTGGTCAAATCGACTGAGATTCACCTTGATGTCCAGT ATGCTCCCAAGAATGTGACACTGTCCATAAGTTCACCAGCAGACATCATCAGGGGAAGTTCAGTGACCTTCACCTGCAGCTGTGAAGcaaacccacctgtgacacACGAAGGATACAGTCTGTACAAGGACGAACAGTGGGTCAGTTTAGGACAGACCCACACCATCTTTGATATGCAGCCCAGTCACAGTGGACTGTACCACTGTCAGGCAAGGAACAGCATCAGCTGGATGGCCATTGACATGGGCAAATCCACTGAGATCCACCTTGATGTCCAGT ATGAGCCCATGAATGTTTCAGGTTCAGTGGAGCCACAACAAGTCGCTGAGGGCGGCAGTGTGAATCTGACCTGCAGCAGTGTGGCTAATCCTGCAGCAGACAGCTACACCTGGTACTGGAGGAGGACACATTCAGCCAACTCCAACTCTATTCTCCAGGTGGGCTCAGGACAGATGCTGTCTCTTCACTCTGTGGAGGCTTCTCACTCTGGACTGTACTTCTGCCAGGCCAGGAACAGTGTGGGGGAGAACAACTCAACTGAGGTGCTTCTCACCGTGGAGACAATGAATCAAG GCAGCCAGTCCCACCTCATCATAGCTGGACTTGCAGGACTCATTGTTTTAGTGGCTCTTGTGACAGCTCTTCTTCTGTTCTG GAAGAAACTAAGAGCGCAAAAC GCTGTGTCTGGCTCCAGAGTAAATGGCTTGATCTCTTCAGTCAGAGAAGATCAGCTCGACAACATTTATGCCAACATCACAGTTCCGTCCTCTCCCCCTCTT ACCTCAACTTCTGACGAAGCTGATGTGATCTACTCGACTGTGACCATCAAACACAAAGCAACTAATGTTCCACCTCACATAAA TTccaaagcagcagaggaggaggattctGTGATCTATGCTACTGTGGCTAAATCCAGAGGATCCTGA
- the LOC122774392 gene encoding B-cell receptor CD22-like isoform X2 → MMGYFILVILVLAPGVWSGDWSVTLESQCALKGTSVVIKCDYEYPYGHTVTEVHWLKQSVASQLKPVLLSDLPSPPDFKYVGNKHGDCDLKINNVRPMDEGLYYFSFVTTRDRWSSKYSAHLTVRELTAFVRPTTVSEGYNVRLICESGCPSRVAIVWFRDGQRVSEPEFWARREDAGTYQCAVFGQETARSASVALNVHYAPKNVTLSISSPADIVRGSSVTFSCSCEANPPVTHEGYSLYKGEQWVSLGQTHTIFDIQPSHSGLYHCQATNSISWMGIYVVKSTEIHLDVQYAPKNVTLSISSPADIIRGSSVTFTCSCEANPPVTHEGYSLYKDEQWVSLGQTHTIFDMQPSHSGLYHCQARNSISWMAIDMGKSTEIHLDVQYEPMNVSGSVEPQQVAEGGSVNLTCSSVANPAADSYTWYWRRTHSANSNSILQVGSGQMLSLHSVEASHSGLYFCQARNSVGENNSTEVLLTVETMNQGSQSHLIIAGLAGLIVLVALVTALLLFWKKLRAQNAVSGSRVNGLISSVREDQLDNIYANITVPSSPPLTSTSDEADVIYSTVTIKHKATNVPPHINSKAAEEEDSVIYATVAKSRGS, encoded by the exons ATGATGGGATATTTCATTCTGGTGATTCTTGTTCTTGCGCCAG GTGTTTGGAGTGGAGATTGGAGCGTGACCTTAGAGAGTCAGTGTGCTTTGAAGGGCACATCAGTGGTTATAAAGTGTGACTATGAATACCCTTATGGTCATACTGTCACTGAGGTGCACTGGTTAAAACAGTCTGTAGCCAGTCAGCTGAAGCCAGTTCTCCTCTCTGATCTGCCTTCACCTCCAGACTTTAAATATGTGGGCAACAAACATGGCGACTGTGACCTGAAGATCAATAATGTCCGACCCATGGATGAAGGACTGTACTATTTCAGTTTTGTGACAACGCGCGACAGATGGAGTAGTAAATACTCCGCTCATTTGACTGTGCGAG AGTTGACCGCCTTTGTGAGGCCGACCACTGTGTCAGAAGGATATAATGTCCGACTGATCTGCGAGTCAGGCTGCCCTTCACGTGTAGCCATTGTCTGGTTCAGAGATGGACAAAGAGTGTCAGAACCAGAGTTCTGGGCCAGAAGAGAGGATGCTGGGACGTACCAGTGTGCCGTCTTTGGACAAGAGACAGCCAGATCTGCCTCTGTTGCTCTGAACGTTCACT ATGCTCCCAAGAATGTGACACTGTCCATAAGTTCACCAGCAGACATCGTCAGAGGAAGTTCAGTGACCTTCTCCTGCAGCTGTGAAGcaaacccacctgtgacacACGAAGGATACAGCCTGTACAAGGGTGAACAGTGGGTCAGTTtaggacagacacacaccatcTTTGATATCCAGCCCAGTCACAGTGGACTGTACCATTGTCAAGCAACGAACAGCATCAGCTGGATGGGCATTTACGTGGTCAAATCGACTGAGATTCACCTTGATGTCCAGT ATGCTCCCAAGAATGTGACACTGTCCATAAGTTCACCAGCAGACATCATCAGGGGAAGTTCAGTGACCTTCACCTGCAGCTGTGAAGcaaacccacctgtgacacACGAAGGATACAGTCTGTACAAGGACGAACAGTGGGTCAGTTTAGGACAGACCCACACCATCTTTGATATGCAGCCCAGTCACAGTGGACTGTACCACTGTCAGGCAAGGAACAGCATCAGCTGGATGGCCATTGACATGGGCAAATCCACTGAGATCCACCTTGATGTCCAGT ATGAGCCCATGAATGTTTCAGGTTCAGTGGAGCCACAACAAGTCGCTGAGGGCGGCAGTGTGAATCTGACCTGCAGCAGTGTGGCTAATCCTGCAGCAGACAGCTACACCTGGTACTGGAGGAGGACACATTCAGCCAACTCCAACTCTATTCTCCAGGTGGGCTCAGGACAGATGCTGTCTCTTCACTCTGTGGAGGCTTCTCACTCTGGACTGTACTTCTGCCAGGCCAGGAACAGTGTGGGGGAGAACAACTCAACTGAGGTGCTTCTCACCGTGGAGACAATGAATCAAG GCAGCCAGTCCCACCTCATCATAGCTGGACTTGCAGGACTCATTGTTTTAGTGGCTCTTGTGACAGCTCTTCTTCTGTTCTG GAAGAAACTAAGAGCGCAAAAC GCTGTGTCTGGCTCCAGAGTAAATGGCTTGATCTCTTCAGTCAGAGAAGATCAGCTCGACAACATTTATGCCAACATCACAGTTCCGTCCTCTCCCCCTCTT ACCTCAACTTCTGACGAAGCTGATGTGATCTACTCGACTGTGACCATCAAACACAAAGCAACTAATGTTCCACCTCACATAAA TTccaaagcagcagaggaggaggattctGTGATCTATGCTACTGTGGCTAAATCCAGAGGATCCTGA